The genomic DNA GGATGACTACGATAGGATGATTAGCAGCAATGCTCCTTTTGCCAGAAAGTTTGGTCACAATGAGCCAGTTCTTGACAAGATTGACTCAGAAATCTTGGGCCGTGCTCCTGATGGTTTCGTTCCTGGAGGTTGGTTTAACAacaaagataataatacaaacacAAGTATTCCACATTACTATGTTTCAGATGCGACTAAACTCAGACCTGGACCAGGCGCTAAAAGACTCCAACGGCTCATCTTGGGTTTGTTGTCAGCCGAAGATTTCCATAAGAAGCAGTGTACTTAAATAGTTAGTATGGGCAATATGGTTTCCCTGATATATACTAAGGAAAAGAATACATCCTTAAAACAACGTAGGATGGTGTATTATTTGAGCAACCAATTCCGGTACAGCgaaaattctgaaaatttcaCAGGAAAAAAACTCACTCCAACATGAAGAACATATGCAACAACATTCTAGGACATTGCTTGGTAGCTGTTTTTCTTAACGATTTGAACCATCTTTTTTCCAATGTTGTCGCCATGAAGGATTCCAACAAAAGCAGAGGGAATACTCTCAAGACCAATTGAGATATCTTCCAAGACATGTAGTTTAGCATTGTGAATGTAATCGGATGTAATTGATGCGAATTCAGCGTAATTCTTCATGTAATCAGGAGTTATGAATCCTTGAATAGATAGGCGCTTGTATATTACATCTATCATATTTGGTGAAGCTCGGTTTGTTTCATAGGTGTATTCAGACATCGCACCACATGCAACCACTCTACCGAACGGGTTCATGTTAGCAATGGCAGCTTCTAACATCCTTGAACCTACGTTATCAAAGTATATGTCTATGCCATCCGAGAAGTACCTACCGgaaacaagttcaaaataacaagTCGTTTTAAAGTTTGtgcatgttagaatacgggcatcgtggagaggtcctaagagattataaaccgcaggatcttaattgcacatacaatgtgggactaataatctcaacacgccccctcacgtgtagcctcgttgggtctaacacgtggacaataaatcgggtgacgcggagtaaaggtgcggtcaactgactcgacacaaatagcctgctctgataccatgttagaatacgggcatccaactcaaaaccaatttgcAATGAATGGAGAggtcctaagagattataaaccgcaggatcttaattgcccatacaatgtgggactaataatctcaacagtgcACAAACTGGAAATGCCTAGTTCTTAAAAGAGAATCGTAACCTTTGAAGCGCTGAGCTAAGATCAGGTTCATCCTTATAGTTGAATGCATCATCAAAACCGAGTTTATCTTTAAGCATTTCTACCTGCAAAATTTAACCAATGTCAAACATTATACAGCCATAAATCATGGACCTTAAATTGTGCAGGCAGATGACAACAATTACCTTTTGCTTGTTTCCTGCAGAACCAACGACATAGCAACCAGATAATTTGGCATATTGTCCCACTAGATTTCCTACTGATCCAGAAGCTGCAGAAACAAAAACTTTGTCTCCTTTTTTAGGCCTACCAACCTTGTAGAATCCACCATAAGCTGTTAACCCACTTAATCCTGCATCAAGAATTTTACCAGCATTTGTCAATCGAACACATAATTCAGTTTAAGAAAATAGGTGCTAGTTTTTTTTGACTTGCATCTGAGACTAGAGGCCAAGAATGTGTACTAGAAATGAATGGTTTAAGGCCAACTGATGTGATGTTTTCCTATCATCCAGATCACTCTCAACCCGTAATAATCGTCTTCACGCTAAAcgaaaatttcttgggaatcaaAGTACCTAGGACTCCAACTTGGTGAGACAGTGGGAGATCCATTGTGGTTTCTAACTTCCTTAGAAAGCTTAGCTTGAATTCTCCTTGTATTGAGCTGTATTGTTCCCACCCTAGTAGTCCTGCAACCAAATCATCTTTTTCAAATCTAGAGTTTGTAGATGCCACAACCCTCCCAACACCATAAGCATCGATTGCCTGCAACATGCAAATTCCCACATTACAAATCATCCGGCTTCTAGATTCAAAAAGCAATAAATAAAAgcgaaaacaaaaatcaaaataaatttacaTACTTGGCCGGGAGAAAGAGCAAAAGCGAAGTTAATGGCTTTATGAGAAGAACTTTGCTTCTTCATTCTATTGATTTGGTATGGATCAATTGATACATAAAGATTCTGAACTGTAACTTCGTCACAGTTCAATGATGCAAGTGAAATGGTACTAGTCTTGAATTCAAAATCTGTCTCTTTTGGTTCTTCATCTCTCTCTAACTGATTCTTCACTGTCACATATCTGTTTCCCACTTCCATCACTCTCTACTGTTAACCTTTTTTCGTTCCTAAATACACCTTTGCATGAGGAATTTTATAGCGCAAGAGAAATAAGACAGACCAATTCTGCTACATCAATTAGGCCAATATAAGATTTCATTTTTGTATCCTTAGCGGTACGATTAAATCCATGGAGACCATACATGATCGACTAAGCTTTTTCTTCGATTGTACTAATACATTTCCTTCCACACAAAGCTACATGTACTACGATTCCGAAGCTGAAGACGTCCACATACTAGTGTACCTGCGCCAGTATAACCACATTCTGGTGCTAAAGAGGTTTGTGTGGCCCGCTTCCCTCATAATTTTTCCTCTGTCATCATGAGTCACGTTTTATGTGAaccgttttttttgtttttgtttttttggcacTACTCCATTTTGGAGGGGATTAATATTTCTTTTTCGTGTGGATATTTGAAGTAAATTTGAGTCACCCATTATCCATATATTTATTTTAGCACCAAAATTACTTTTTCTGTTGTAGGGCCTATATCCATAGATGTGTGGCCCAACTAGGTAGTTAGGGTTTTTTCATGGTTGTATATAAAACATCTGTGCTATGTAATATGGTTGCTGACCATCAATAGAATCTTTCTTGTCCTTTGGTTTTCTCTCTGTTTTTTTCTCAAACACGTTATCAGCCACGATCTCTAACTTTGTTCCAAAAGAaagaattttcttttcctttttaatCGGTCATCACCAAATCAACTAATACTATTTCGGAAAAGCTCCGTCATTATAATTTGATTTTGACACCTTTATTTATCCATTTATCCGATCATCAGTCCGTGTAAAAGCCTAAAAGGTACATCTAAACTTTTCTCTAATTTTATCCGATCATCCGTCCGTGTAAAAGCTTAACAGGTACATCTAAACTTCTCTCTAATTTTTGTTTTAATGGTTTAGAACGTGTGATTTGCTTGAAGAAAACTTACCTATTATAATATTCAATGCATCTATCATCTGTGCTCTGATCTTATTTCGATGTATGTCTTGTATTTGATTATTATATAATTCTTTTATTGATATGTAATCCATTGCTTCTTGTATTTTTGTCTGCCATATTTCATTTGATCATTATAATAAAgcttatttgattgattttttctgcCACTTTTGATTGTTAGTAAAACATCAATCCGTTAATTTGTTCACATAAATCCTTTTATGGGCAAGCTTTTTCCtcttaaataaaaaaacaaaaaaaccatgATGATTGTGATTGTGACGTTTGCTCTGTTCGCAAGAGGTCTGTATCATTTAGAACATGATGTCCGTCTTTTTTTATtaaactttttttcttttattgtgCATCCTTAATAATCATTAATTATCCTCTCTTCATATTTtaattaagaaagaaaaagaatcctttttttttgtttttttgctaaGGAACAAACCAATGCATTAAGAAAGGAAAGATTTACAAACATCATTCAAGTTCACCTTCCCACGGTGAATGTTTAAAAAAGAAGGAAGGGAGAGCCAAACATTTTTAAGCGGGTTTTTTCTAACCCGACGAGCAAGCCGGTCAATTAAAGAATTATTACACCATTttaaatacaaaatttaaaagCGACATTGCTATCTAAAGAAATCCGACACCGATTCAGAAGATCCACACTTCTCCAGTTGACATCAGTGGAGGCAGCATTCACAAAATTGACCAGCTGAAGACAGTCACTAAGGAAGAAGACTTTTTGCAGATTCATCTCTTCTGCCCAAGAGATTGCCAAAAATAGAGCAGCAGCTTTAGCACCTACTGCATCTGGAATCCACCCAAAGTCCGAGCGAGAACAAATTACATTCCCTGTAAGATCACAACAAACAATGCCAGAACCCATCTTAAAATCTTTGAAAGAACCATCCACAAACATTATGTGATCCACATCAGCTATATGGATTTTAACAGAACTACAAACAGGATTACTACTAGAACTATAACTACAGTTGGGAGAAATATAAGAGTTAATCATTCTGCTAATGTCAATAAGAGtgcgattcaaaaaaaaaatggacatTCTTGAATAAGACATCGCATCTCAATTTCCAGATGCACCACATCACCACAAAAGCAATACTAGGCCAGAAAACATTGAAGGGAGACGCACCCAATTTAGTGTCATGCCAAAAGATGAAGAGATCATCTAACCACTCAACATCAACAGAaataagatgaagaagagaaagccCAGACCAAAATGGAAATAGCCACTGGACAGTTAATGAAAAGGTGCATAACAGTTTCTTCATGCAAATGACAGAGAGGACAATAAACATACACATTAGGATTATAACACTGCAATAAGGAGTTAACTGGCAGCATATACGCAAAGATTTTCCAAAGGAAGAATTTAATCTTTGGAAGACAGTCAATGCTCCAAACCTTTATCCAGAAGGAGGCATCCTCAGAGGACGAAATATCATCAATATAGACTCTATAAGAAGATTTTATAGAAAACTTACCAGAAGAAGTATGAGCCCACATAAGCGAATCACTAAGAGCAGAATTTAAGGGGATAGATCTAATTCTAGTGACTTCATCAGTAGAAAATAAATCATTCAAAAGATCAATATTCACGCAGCTAAGAGAGTTGTCTAAAAGATCCTTGACACAAGTAAAGTTACCGTGTATAGGATTCTGCGAAGTAGGAGGAACAGAATATCCAGGGATCCAATTTGAATTCCAAATGTAAGTATTAGCACCATTATTAATTTTAACTACAATATTAGCTTTAATAAACCGTAACCCATTAACAATGCgcttccaaatccaagaagaagTATTAGCAGCCTTGTCAATTTCTAAAAGATTCTGATtaggaaaatatttattttttaagaaggagaacatcaaggaattaGGAAATTTTAAAAGTCTCCAGCCAATCTTACAGATAAAAACTCTATTAATAGCATGGGAATTCCTAATGCCTAAACCACCACTAGATTTTGATTTACCAATGTCCCCCCAAGAACGAAAATAAGCTGCATGCTTCGGATTCTTTTTAGACCACCAGAAAATACGTTGAATAACATCAATCTTACCAGTAAtagttttaggaagaggaaagcAAGCCATGTGATATATGGATAGACTAGAAAGGACATGTTTAGTCACTATAGTACGACCAACAATGTTTAAATTGGATTTCTTATAAGCATTCAACCTAGCATAAAAATTGTCTATTAAAAAACCAAAAGAGTTGGTCTTGTTCTTTCCAATGAATAATGGGGTTCCTAAATATTTCTCCGAATTGCACAGGAATTTCATGTGAAGAGCTTTAGACAGAAGCTTAACATGTCTATGATGGATTTTGCTACTAGTTACAAAGCCCGATTTTTCAAGATTGATAGCCTGACCCGATGCCTTTGCAAACACATTAATCACCTTCAGAATGTTTTTGGCATAGGTGATAGAAGCTTTACAAAACAACATGCAATCATCTGCGAAAAACAAATGAGAAATCGAAGGACTGTTTTTATTGAATTTAAAACCTTGAAAcagtttctccttctcaacatTGATAAACAATCGAGACAAAGCTTCCATGCAGAGAATGAAAATATATGGAGACAAACAGTCTCCCCGTCTAATGCCATGCACAGAAAGAAAGTTTCCCCTGGAGAACCATTAACTAAAACAACATAAGACACCATACTGATGCACTGAAAAATCATGTTACACCAGTCTTGAGAGAAACCTAATTTTTTGAACACAGCAAGGATGAAGGACCATTCCAGCCCATCAAAGGCTTTTGAAAGGTCAAGCTTAATTGCTAAGTGACCATTTTTTGAGGACTTTTTCTTTATCTTAAAAGAATGCAGGATTTCATGGGTGATGATAATATTGTCATGAATTTGACGATTAGCAACAAGTGCAGACTGAAAAGGGGAAATAAGAGTGTCTAATAGGGGTTTGAGTCTATTGGTTAAAATCTTAGAAATGATTTTATACACACAGTTTGCAAGACTAATCGGCCTAAAGTCATTAGGGGAGGAGGGATTCTTAGTTTTGGGAATCAAAGTGATAAAGGTAAAGTTTGACTGTTTAAGGAGAAACTTAGAAGTGAAAAAATTTTGAACATGAGAGATTACCTCAGAGTGCACAATGTCCCAATTGTCTCTAAAGAAACCAGGCGGAAAGCCATCCGGCCCTGGAGAACTCCAAGGAGCCATCATATTAACTGTATCAATGATCTCTTGACTTGTAGGAATAGCAATTAAGGAGGCATTGATGTCATAAGTAATGATAGGAGAAACAAACCTTAGAGCTTCATCGATGTCACTGGAACTTGGATTGGATGAGGTAAAAATCTTCTTAAAGTGGCTAGAGAGTAAACCAGTAACTTGAGCTATATCTTCTAGCCAATTACCCTGATCATCTCTAATAGTATGAATGGTGCTAGACATGTTCTTAAGTTTCACAATATTATGAAAGAAATGCGTATTTCTGTCATATTGAGTGAAATAGTTAATTCTGGACTTTTGTTTATAGAAACAGTATTCAATATCATACCAATAGTCCAATTGATTTGAGTAATTCATAATGTAGCTACCAATTTGAGCAGAATAAGGAAGCGCTTGCAGTTTTTCAAGTTCAGAGTTAAGTCTTGATATGGTGGTTTAATGTGTCCAAAGGAATGAATATTCCATTGAATCAGGTCTTTCTTTTACATGATGAGGTTTATTAACCACCACAAAAGAAGGAGGCCCTACCACCTTGTGAGACCAAGACTTACTTAACGTACCTTTAAAGTCAAGACTAAGTTGCCAGCATTGGAAGAATTTATAAGGAATATTGACAAACTTCTCATAGTGAAAACATTTATCCAAAAGAGGGCAGTGGTCTGAATAAATTCGTCCTAAATTAGTAACCCTAGTATGAGGAAGAGCAGAGACCCATTTATCATTCATAACACTTCTATCTAGTTTCTCGAAAATCAAGTCCACCGGATTTCTAAATCTTCTATTACACCAAGTGAAGGGATTACCAAAGGAAAAAACTTCATTCATGTTCATCCTAAGAAGATGTTCTCTAATAAAATTAGGAGGAAAAGAGTGAGCAGCATTGCCTTCCTATTTCTCAGAACTATGAAGAATAAAGTTAAAGTCACCAACTAAAAGCCAAGGGTTGTTATTATTTTCAAACATGTCATTCAAAAAGTTCCACTGATTCTTCATGCCACAGGAAGTAAGAGAGCCATAAATGAATGAGACCACACAATTCTTAGTAGTAGGGGTAATGTCACAAATAATGTGTATCATGTTTAATGAGCAACCTAAGACCTTAATATTCGAATTTTTGTAAAGCCAAAAAGCCAGACCTCCTAATTTACCAACAACAGGAATAAAAGACCAAGAATCAAAAGGGAGATGGTGAGTATACTTCCTAACTGTATCAGCATCAACCATTGTTTCGAGAATACAAACACAGTCCAGTTTATATTTCCTAACTAGATTAAATAAATGTCTCCATTTTTTGTCTGAACAGCAGCCATTAATATTCCAGCATAAGAACTTCATGATTGCAAACAAAAAGAACTAACAGACAATCTCAAAATATAAAGAACAATAAGGAGTAACAGGAGGGTACTAAAAAATAAACACACAAGAGAGCTACGAAAAACGGAAGAAGATTAAACGAAAACTAACAAAAATGAGAAAGAATGACTTACAAGATCATGAGCATTAGAGGCATCCGCAGCCATAGAGTCTGAATCCAACATCATAAGATCGATTTctttttcaaattcttcatcgtaGACAACAGGCTCAGGAGGAAGATTCGCTAAAGGTGTTGGCTCAAGAATAATAGGGTCATCAACGTTAACAATTATACCAAAAGCGTTCAAATTATCATTTTCAGGAAAAATGGGACCAAAGGAAGCTGAGGCGAAGTTAAGCTCAGAACCAGAGCTGAAAGCAAAGCCCGAAGATGACACCACTGTTTAAGAAAAGGAAGAGCATGAGGAAGTCCAAAAAAACATTCCCACCTGAACCACCCATCGAAGAAGATTCTCCTACTGATCCAATCTTAAAGGAGACATCTGCAGGGGGACTGAAAGAGGGAACAGACGATGCAGCAGGCCATCTAGGAGTAGACATGAATACGAAGGATGAGTTCTCCGCAGAATGGTCATTAGGGTTACATTCAAACTCATTCCTAGGCCTTTTGCCTTTTCTATCAAAAGGCGATAAGATTTGGTGATCTGAAGAGGCTGAAGGACGGGATGAGGAGATACCCGTACTAGAAGGTTCCCTAATGGTCAAGGCCGAAATAGAAGGAATAACTGAAGCAAAAGAACGAGCTGAGAGAGAAGAGCTCATATTACCTAAAACACCAGCAGGTTGAAGGCTGACCGAAAATGCCGAAGGCTTAGACTGAGAGTGAAAGGAAGCAATAGCAGAGACACGAGAACCATTAGCAGTAGGAGCACCAGTGACTTGATTCATCCTCAAAGTGGAGACTGCAATATGAGTATCTCTAGGAGAAGGTCTCGTCAAAGCTCTGACGAAGATTTGAGATTGAATCTCTCGGCATCTAATTTCATCATGGATTAACACAAAACAACGCTTGTAAGCACGGAAAGGAAGCCGAGGGTAAAAAGCAGACATATAAAAAGTCTTACTTGTAGTATTAATAACTACCTTCCTAGTCAATGGTGAGTTGAGAGGAACCATCAACTTAACTTCAAACCTGTTACCAACTGCAGATTCATCATTGACAAAGTCTCCAATCTGGTCCATGAGTTCTCGCGCCCTTCCTTTATTAACCAGATCAGAAGGAATAGTAACTTGAACTGGCATAAGTGTTTTTTCCTAAACCAGATCAAAGATATCCTCCAACTTGTTCAAGGGCTGCACTGCAAAAAGCTGACCAAAAAATAAGGTAAGTCGAGCAGAAAAAGCAATATCCATATCCTTACTACTCTTAAACATGACTGCAAAAAGGTTCGGATAAGGCATTCCTTGCATAAAAGGTTTTGCAAGCTTAAAATCAGCAGAGTTAATGGGCCAGATCCTATTAAGGTTGTGTTTCACTGAAGTTTTGTAGTAGCTTCTAGTATTATCACATAGCAGAGCAGCAAAAAGATGAGGAAactcttcaacatcttcatctaGATCTAAGACTTTAACTTGTTCAGCAGCAAAAGCCATTTCAGGGAGAGTAAGAGATAAGTATGGAGATAATCAAAAAGATAAAAGTTGCATAATGTAAAAC from Papaver somniferum cultivar HN1 unplaced genomic scaffold, ASM357369v1 unplaced-scaffold_24, whole genome shotgun sequence includes the following:
- the LOC113340917 gene encoding NADP-dependent alkenal double bond reductase P2-like, which translates into the protein MEVGNRYVTVKNQLERDEEPKETDFEFKTSTISLASLNCDEVTVQNLYVSIDPYQINRMKKQSSSHKAINFAFALSPGQAIDAYGVGRVVASTNSRFEKDDLVAGLLGWEQYSSIQGEFKLSFLRKLETTMDLPLSHQVGVLGLSGLTAYGGFYKVGRPKKGDKVFVSAASGSVGNLVGQYAKLSGCYVVGSAGNKQKVEMLKDKLGFDDAFNYKDEPDLSSALQRYFSDGIDIYFDNVGSRMLEAAIANMNPFGRVVACGAMSEYTYETNRASPNMIDVIYKRLSIQGFITPDYMKNYAEFASITSDYIHNAKLHVLEDISIGLESIPSAFVGILHGDNIGKKMVQIVKKNSYQAMS
- the LOC113340957 gene encoding uncharacterized protein LOC113340957; this translates as MSSTIHTIRDDQGNWLEDIAQVTGLLSSHFKKIFTSSNPSSSDIDEALRFVSPIITYDINASLIAIPTSQEIIDTVNMMAPWSSPGPDGFPPGFFRDNWDIVHSESALVANRQIHDNIIITHEILHSFKIKKKSSKNGHLAIKLDLSKAFDGLEWGNFLSVHGIRRGDCLSPYIFILCMEALSRLFINVEKEKLFQGFKFNKNSPSISHLFFADDCMLFCKASITYAKNILKVINVFAKASGQAINLEKSGFVTSSKIHHRHVKLLSKALHMKFLCNSEKYLGTPLFIGKNKTNSFGFLIDNFYARLNAYKKSNLNIVGRTIVTKHVLSSLSIYHMACFPLPKTITGKIDVIQRIFWWSKKNPKHAAYFRSWGDIGKSKSSGGLGIRNSHAINRVFICKIGWRLLKFPNSLMFSFLKNKYFPNQNLLEIDKAANTSSWIWKRIVNGLRFIKANIVVKINNGANTYIWNSNWIPGYSVPPTSQNPIHGNFTCVKDLLDNSLSCVNIDLLNDLFSTDEVTRIRSIPLNSALSDSLMWAHTSSGKFSIKSSYRVYIDDISSSEDASFWIKWLFPFWSGLSLLHLISVDVEWLDDLFIFWHDTKLGASPFNVFWPSIAFVVMCYSSSSNPVCSSVKIHIADVDHIMFVDGSFKDFKMGSGIVCCDLTGNVICSRSDFGWIPDAVGAKAAALFLAISWAEEMNLQKVFFLSDCLQLVNFVNAASTDVNWRSVDLLNRCRISLDSNVAFKFCI